The Haliaeetus albicilla chromosome 11, bHalAlb1.1, whole genome shotgun sequence sequence agaaacaaaattggAAGAGAAATGGATGTTaagtacttttatgtaaattacATATAAACTGCAATGTCATGTCCTGCAAAATCAAAGTATATGCGAGTAGTGCAGAAACACATCAGTACTGTTCTTGCATACTACTCTGGTATTTATACTTTTGTATTGCATTACCCTTCCCACCTAACGTTTAGAAGGCTACCTTTCACTAAGCCATGTTTTCCACATCATATAATTGCACAATTTATTTGCATCATATTCCTGTTTCAGGATGGAAAAGCCACTACTGTGCTAGCAGTGCAGGTGAGACAATGTCTGCCTAAAGTTTACAGCTAATAAATTAGTGTAAGATGGCacataatttaattatttaagaaTTGTATTGATTGTTATTACATACATAAACTTGCCACTTAATGATAAGTAATATTCAAACAGTATTAACTTGGCTATATGATAGACAACATTTAATTCTATTCTCTCTATATAAACTTCTGCAAAGAAATCTGAGTAACACGACTTCATATTCCCAGAAGGTTGaatctgctttctgtttgctgaTAAAGATCTAATGTAGATCTTTAGATTAGAAGCAAACCCCcacattttaataattaacACTATTCATTACCTTTAGAGAGgctaaaataaacattaaaaaacattccTGAATGCCAGTGTTTAAAGGAGAGAGTTGCTCAGAATATACAGTGCCTCTTCTATATGTATTTAACCTAGCCTGAAAGTCTGTCCCAGAAGCTTTCACTCCAGGAACAGTCCAACTCCCGCCTCGGGAAACGTACTAGTCTGCATGACGGTGACCAAGGGCAAAACGTCAATAAGGGTTCTGAGAGAAGACAGACAGTAAGGTCAGGTCTTTGTATGTAACTGTTCCTGCAGCAGAGTCCCACTCCCCCAAAACAGGGCTTAGTTCCTATcgatgcttttgtttttcactgaaagCTGCTTAATTGTTGAAAATAACTCCTATCAAAGCTATTCATTTGTCATTTGAAAGAATTCTAAAATATAAGAtatggcagcagccagcagggaACCTGCCAGCCTTCCCTGCTGGAAACCCACCAACAGCTGTTCTGGGACAGCagctccttttctccttctccctcatgGCTGACACTAGCAAGGGCTTGTTTCTGGAAACTCCTCACAGCAACACCAGCAGAAGTACCCTTCAGCTTCATAGTCTGCTGCCATCACAACAGACAGCAGCAGTCGATATTTTGCAGACTTTACATCCTGCTACAAACAcatctgcttctccagctgTCCCGATCCTACTCATTTTTTGACCTTCCCtacctccttcttcctcttctgccttttctaCCCAGACCCCTCTATCCTCCACAAgtgaaagaagcaaagaaacaaaaggcaatTCAGGGCATCACCAGGGCTGAAATGAACTCAACTGCTTTGCAAGAATGCTCTATAACTTTTTACCAAACTCTGATCTTTAAAGGCTGTTTTTCAGAGGGTACATAAAACACACTTCTTACTCTAACTGGGAAGCCAGCATCATTTGCTAGTTGATTCTTCTGCACGTTAAACTGCCAGGACTGTGATGGAAGTAGTGTAACGCTTGGGGTAGGAAAGCCACTAGTAAGTAACTCCTAGAGTAGGAATTTCAGGTAGTTGGTGAGGACATATCATAGAAAACACTTTATTTATGATTTACAAAATCTGTTATTGTTTCCAgataacataaaattaaaaactaaaatgcaaacatttaaagTCTACAAAAATCTAGAAGCTTAGATCATTTTCACGCTAGCATTCTCATTTATGGTATATAATCACATGTGCTTTTACAgccattgaaaataaaaacattctttccGTGACTTGAAACTAGCTCTTTTTTGAGCATACAAGAGACACCATAAATTGGATTAAAGCAAACCTACGCAACCTTGGAACCCATACGTCAAACTTACAAAGTTTAAGAAAGTTAGTTCTCTGAGGACTAGAACTCCAATACATTATAAAACTTTTTCCATGGGAGCCATTTatgtgaaaacaaaccaaagaataACTTCAAAgctgacataaaaataaaaacatggaaTGAAGTTCATTTCTGGTGTTATTCCAGTCAGTTACACCACGGGTCAATTTGGCCCATGATCTGTAGAAAATACTGTCATGATTcatcacagtgaaaaaaaaacatcaaaaacttatttaataaaataatcaaattaaCTAGATGAACTAGGAACCAATTGTCAGAaagatttcaaattaaaagtATGCTTTCCACCAGCATTAAATAAATTCAATCTTCTTAAATGCATTTTGATTTAAAGTTCttaaagcaaatttattttgtcAAATTAGTATAAGATGCAAACGAGAATGAGCTATTATAACGCCAATATTACCTTATTGAAGCAGATTAACTCTTGCTAATTATTAAATTACACATCTGGCCTGCTGCATATTCTTAGTTCGTAAAAAGTTCTAATTAGCTATTTGAAAGTGTTCAGGGTGATAGCTGAATATTCGCTGTGCGTAAGGATCACTGTCCGTTGCCATTTTTTGTCCTGTGTAATGGTGGTAGCTCTCCGGATGGAAGTGTTCACAGTGAAGGCTAATCCATTCTCTTTCAGTACTGTATCTTTCTGCTTCGGCAAGTATTCTAGTGAGAGCCATGATATAACTCAAAGCCATCTGAAGGGTCTCATACTTGGACAGCTTCTTATCTTGACCCCACTGTGGAACCACCTTTCTCAAACGATCAAAGGCTGTGTTCAGTCCTTGCATCCGTCTTCTCTCCCTGGCATTGGCAGCCAGTCTTCTCTTTGCAGCATTCTCCATCCTTTCTGAATTGCACTTCACAACACAGCCTGGTCCACTTCTGCACTGGATGTCTGGTTCTACGCCCGAATCCAAGTGACTGGATTTACAGGTTTTCATATTTGATGCAGCTTCAgattcacacacacaaagattactttttaaaaattaggtaT is a genomic window containing:
- the ATOH7 gene encoding transcription factor ATOH7 → MKTCKSSHLDSGVEPDIQCRSGPGCVVKCNSERMENAAKRRLAANARERRRMQGLNTAFDRLRKVVPQWGQDKKLSKYETLQMALSYIMALTRILAEAERYSTEREWISLHCEHFHPESYHHYTGQKMATDSDPYAQRIFSYHPEHFQIAN